Sequence from the bacterium BMS3Abin14 genome:
AGGGCGTCCCCCGTTCATCCAATCTTGCCCTTCTGGGAGCCGCGGCCGGACTGGAGGACTTCCCTGTATCATCCGCCAGTCTGGAGTCCGTTATCCTGTCGAAGGGGCCGGAAGGCATACGGGAGCGCAACCTGAGAATCTTCCAGCTTGGCGGTGAGAATTTTCAACAGTATCCCGGCAAAAAAACAAGAAAACCGTGAACCATGTGTGAAGTGAACCGGTGAAAGGAGATTTTGATGTTTCAGCCTGACAGGGAAACCCTTTCCAGGGAGGAACTGGCCAGGGAGCAGCTAAAAAAACTGCACTCAACCGTCGGCCGCATCCGCGAGAAAAACCCTGACTATCATGCCCGGATCGGTTCGCCTGACCCCGGGGAGATTCGGTCGCTTGAAGATATTGGCGAAATCCCTTTTATGAGCAAGGACGATCTGCGGGATGGATATCCATTCCGGTTCGCCTGTGCTCCGAGGGAAAGCTTTGTCAGGATGCATATGAGTTCCGGCACCACAGGGACACCCATCATCACCCCATACACCACTGCTGACGTTGACCAATGGGGGGAGATCATGGCCAGGTGCTTTGCCGCCGCCAGGGTGGGCTCCGAGGACGTGGTTCAGATAACCCCATCCTTCGGTCTGTTCAACGGGGGGTTCGGATTTCATTATGGGGCCGCCCGGCTCGGCAGCTTCATCGTTCCCATTGGGGCCGGCCGGAGTTCATTGCAGCTCCAGTTCATGAAGGATCTCGGGACCACCGCACTGACTGCCATTGCCTCGTATCCGCTGCGGTTGATGGATATTGCCAGGCAGGAGGGCTTTGATTGGGGCTCCACCCGGTTGAAGGTCGGAATCTTCGGGGCTGAGGTCTGGAGCGACGAGATGAGGGCGCGGATCGAAGAAGAGATGGGTATTGAAGCCTACGATATTATCGGCATGACCGAGACGGGCGGGGTTGGCCTGGGGATCGACTGCCCCGCACGTGCCGGGATCCACATCTGGGAGGATCACTATCTCGTGGAGATCGTTGACCCCGAAAGCGGCGACATGCTTCCGGACGGGCAGACCGGGGAAATGGTAGTCACCACGCTTACCAGGGAGGCCCTCCCCCTGATCCGGTTCAGAACCAGGGACATAACGTCTGTTGTATCCCGGGAAAAGTGTGGTTGCGGCAGAACCCACATGAGAATTGCCCGTATCACGGGCCGCACCGACGATATGATCAAGGTCAAGGGAGTGAATTTCTTTCCCCGCCAGATCGAATCCCTTCTTCTCAAGGAGGAGGGAATGGGCAACGACTACCTCATCGAGGTTGAAAGGATTCATGGAGCCGATCGCCTTCAGGTCACGGTTGAGGTTGAGAACCCTTCGGATATGCGCCTGGCCGGCAGGTTGGGAGAGATCCTCCGCGATTTTCTGGGATTCGGGGCGAAGATCTCCCTCCTGCCCTTGGGGGGGATAGAAAAGCCTCCCGGGAAAGCGGTAAGGATTGTGGACCGCCGGCAAAAGGCCTGAAAACCTGTCTCACGCTGAGAAAACCAGGGTCCAGAGCCAATTCACCGCGAAGTTAACGAAGTTTCGCGAAGTTTAAAACCAGAACCTCTGGGTTAGATCTATCAGCGTAAATCAGCGGGCTAATAAGGATTTAAAATTATTTACCGCGGATGAACACAGATAGACGCGGATAAGGCAAGTATTTAAAGCGAAAAAACCCCCTTGACAGGATGCGGCGGAAAGTGTACTGACTGAGCGGTCAGTCAGTATTGTAGTCGGAACATGGGCCATGGGGAAGAGCAAAATGTCCAGAAAAGATGATATTTTAAGCGCAGCCACGGAGCTTTTCGCGGTCCAGGGGTTCAATGGAACGGCCACATCCGAAATCGCCGCTCGAGCGGGCGTTGCCCAGGGCACTGTCTTCCATCACTTCAAAAGCAAGGAGAACCTCCTGGTCGCTATCTGCGACCAACTGGTCCAGGATTATGTAAGCGGGCTCCTGGCAGCCGCGGAAGTGCCCGGCACCGGCTGGGAGGCCCTTGAGAGGGCGCTTCGGTTCGCCCTCGATTTTCTGGATGAGAGGTCGGATTCCATATCGGTGGCAATCCGGGAAACCCCTTTTTTAAAGGGCGAGACCTATAAACGACATCATCCGCACTTTCAGGAGCTCATGGGCCGGATAATTCTGGTCTACGAGGGGTGCCTGCGCAGAGGCGAAGAGGATGGAAGCATCCTCCCCGTTAAGGTGAGGGAGAGTGCTTTTTTCCTGCACATGCTCATCAACGGAGTCCACTATTCCAGGGTTCACGATGTTCTGGAGGCCCCTGAAATGAAGTCGGATAT
This genomic interval carries:
- the paaK_1 gene encoding phenylacetate-coenzyme A ligase gives rise to the protein MFQPDRETLSREELAREQLKKLHSTVGRIREKNPDYHARIGSPDPGEIRSLEDIGEIPFMSKDDLRDGYPFRFACAPRESFVRMHMSSGTTGTPIITPYTTADVDQWGEIMARCFAAARVGSEDVVQITPSFGLFNGGFGFHYGAARLGSFIVPIGAGRSSLQLQFMKDLGTTALTAIASYPLRLMDIARQEGFDWGSTRLKVGIFGAEVWSDEMRARIEEEMGIEAYDIIGMTETGGVGLGIDCPARAGIHIWEDHYLVEIVDPESGDMLPDGQTGEMVVTTLTREALPLIRFRTRDITSVVSREKCGCGRTHMRIARITGRTDDMIKVKGVNFFPRQIESLLLKEEGMGNDYLIEVERIHGADRLQVTVEVENPSDMRLAGRLGEILRDFLGFGAKISLLPLGGIEKPPGKAVRIVDRRQKA
- the qacR gene encoding HTH-type transcriptional regulator QacR, whose translation is MGKSKMSRKDDILSAATELFAVQGFNGTATSEIAARAGVAQGTVFHHFKSKENLLVAICDQLVQDYVSGLLAAAEVPGTGWEALERALRFALDFLDERSDSISVAIRETPFLKGETYKRHHPHFQELMGRIILVYEGCLRRGEEDGSILPVKVRESAFFLHMLINGVHYSRVHDVLEAPEMKSDIIEFVRRSLSSEGTPGEKRGAGGGE